The following coding sequences are from one Coffea arabica cultivar ET-39 chromosome 11e, Coffea Arabica ET-39 HiFi, whole genome shotgun sequence window:
- the LOC113719156 gene encoding uncharacterized protein isoform X6, whose translation MKRADILNDFPFSFTREATVQQVRERCETRCSFLMKRGVHCSGMWMYECRCGALTNSQCSTRCFAVLMLAFHLQGPIEGWSLSGSLCPCKGPPSPIPKQITCWKDYYEWRCLPLYSPVPLLLHWPLTLYWANHVVMSRSLDDRVGEKFCIHYLGPEKELHQLGAFGELIALFPGAGVRIDFVGPAIPQERDGERIDICSYAQCTDRDCECKSDIHFVKPLSDRSCSVTLQLHAGCYHDVYTELMKDSFPDLIIAPNAGIAAYKSWLPTIELIKEIKVPAVFSDFCEEASLLATRCISSITGSPPSIPIQLNPFRQPLAIEDSALLLPCYSNCFLFGI comes from the exons ATGAAGCGTGCTgatattttgaatgattttccttTCAGTTTTACTCGAGAAGCAACTGTTCAG CAGGTACGCGAAAGATGTGAAACTCGATGCTCTTTCTTGATGAAACGTGGAGTTCATTGTTCGGGAATGTGGATGTATGAATGTAGATGCGGGGCGTTAACTAATTCTCAATGTTCCACAAGGTGTTTTGCCGTCTTAATGTTGGCTTTTCATCTTCAGGG ACCAATTGAAGGTTGGAGTCTTTCAGGCTCATTATGTCCTTGTAAAG GGCCGCCATCCCCTATACCGAAACAAATTACTTGTTGGAAGGACTACTATGAATGGAGGTGCCTCCCGCTTTATTCTCCTGTTCCTTTGCTTCTTCATTGG CCGCTGACATTATATTGGGCTAATCATGTTGTAATGTCAAGAAGCTTGGATGATAGAGTTGGCGAGAAGTTTTGTATACATTACCTAG GGCCAGAGAAAGAGCTACATCAACTTGGGGCCTTTGGTGAACTAATTGCTCTTTTCCCTGGAGCAGGAGTGCGTATAGACTTTGTTGGGCCTGCAATTCCACAAGAAAG GGATGGTGAGAGAATTGACATCTGCAGTTATGCTCAATGCACAGATAGAGACTGTGAATGCAAATCAGATATCCACTTTGTTAAGCCATTGTCGGATAGATCTTGTTCAGTCACGTTACAGCTTCATGCTGGTTGTTACCATGACGTTTACACAGAATTGATGAAG GATTCTTTTCCTGATTTGATTATAGCGCCAAATGCTGGTATCGCTGCTTACAAGAGCTGGTTGCCAACTATT GAACTGATAAAGGAGATCAAAGTCCCAGCAGTTTTCTCTGATTTCTGTGAAGAAGCTTCACTTTTGGCAACTCGTTGCATCAGCAGCATAACTGGCTCACCTCCCAGCATTCCT ATCCAGTTAAATCCCTTCAGGCAACCTCTTGCAATTGAAGACAGTGCTCTATTACTTCCATGCTATTCAAATTGCTTTCTTTTTGGTATATGA
- the LOC113719156 gene encoding uncharacterized protein isoform X4: MECAGKGSRSPCSGPPTRRCGRCQAVAYCSISHQVAHRSVHKVECERLEQQMKRADILNDFPFSFTREATVQVRERCETRCSFLMKRGVHCSGMWMYECRCGALTNSQCSTRPIEGWSLSGSLCPCKGPPSPIPKQITCWKDYYEWRCLPLYSPVPLLLHWPLTLYWANHVVMSRSLDDRVGEKFCIHYLGPEKELHQLGAFGELIALFPGAGVRIDFVGPAIPQERDGERIDICSYAQCTDRDCECKSDIHFVKPLSDRSCSVTLQLHAGCYHDVYTELMKDSFPDLIIAPNAGIAAYKSWLPTIELIKEIKVPAVFSDFCEEASLLATRCISSITGSPPSIPIQLNPFRQPLAIEDSALLLPCYSNCFLFGI, from the exons ATGGAGTGCGCCGGAAAAGGAAGTCGCAGCCCGTGCTCGGGCCCTCCTACTAGGCGGTGTGGCCGCTGCCAAGCCGTTGCCTATTGCTCCATCTCTCACCAG GTTGCACACCGGAGTGTCCATAAAGTAGAGTGTGAAAGGTTAGAACAGCAAATGAAGCGTGCTgatattttgaatgattttccttTCAGTTTTACTCGAGAAGCAACTGTTCAG GTACGCGAAAGATGTGAAACTCGATGCTCTTTCTTGATGAAACGTGGAGTTCATTGTTCGGGAATGTGGATGTATGAATGTAGATGCGGGGCGTTAACTAATTCTCAATGTTCCACAAG ACCAATTGAAGGTTGGAGTCTTTCAGGCTCATTATGTCCTTGTAAAG GGCCGCCATCCCCTATACCGAAACAAATTACTTGTTGGAAGGACTACTATGAATGGAGGTGCCTCCCGCTTTATTCTCCTGTTCCTTTGCTTCTTCATTGG CCGCTGACATTATATTGGGCTAATCATGTTGTAATGTCAAGAAGCTTGGATGATAGAGTTGGCGAGAAGTTTTGTATACATTACCTAG GGCCAGAGAAAGAGCTACATCAACTTGGGGCCTTTGGTGAACTAATTGCTCTTTTCCCTGGAGCAGGAGTGCGTATAGACTTTGTTGGGCCTGCAATTCCACAAGAAAG GGATGGTGAGAGAATTGACATCTGCAGTTATGCTCAATGCACAGATAGAGACTGTGAATGCAAATCAGATATCCACTTTGTTAAGCCATTGTCGGATAGATCTTGTTCAGTCACGTTACAGCTTCATGCTGGTTGTTACCATGACGTTTACACAGAATTGATGAAG GATTCTTTTCCTGATTTGATTATAGCGCCAAATGCTGGTATCGCTGCTTACAAGAGCTGGTTGCCAACTATT GAACTGATAAAGGAGATCAAAGTCCCAGCAGTTTTCTCTGATTTCTGTGAAGAAGCTTCACTTTTGGCAACTCGTTGCATCAGCAGCATAACTGGCTCACCTCCCAGCATTCCT ATCCAGTTAAATCCCTTCAGGCAACCTCTTGCAATTGAAGACAGTGCTCTATTACTTCCATGCTATTCAAATTGCTTTCTTTTTGGTATATGA
- the LOC113719156 gene encoding uncharacterized protein isoform X3 — MECAGKGSRSPCSGPPTRRCGRCQAVAYCSISHQVAHRSVHKVECERLEQQMKRADILNDFPFSFTREATVQQVRERCETRCSFLMKRGVHCSGMWMYECRCGALTNSQCSTRPIEGWSLSGSLCPCKGPPSPIPKQITCWKDYYEWRCLPLYSPVPLLLHWPLTLYWANHVVMSRSLDDRVGEKFCIHYLGPEKELHQLGAFGELIALFPGAGVRIDFVGPAIPQERDGERIDICSYAQCTDRDCECKSDIHFVKPLSDRSCSVTLQLHAGCYHDVYTELMKDSFPDLIIAPNAGIAAYKSWLPTIELIKEIKVPAVFSDFCEEASLLATRCISSITGSPPSIPIQLNPFRQPLAIEDSALLLPCYSNCFLFGI, encoded by the exons ATGGAGTGCGCCGGAAAAGGAAGTCGCAGCCCGTGCTCGGGCCCTCCTACTAGGCGGTGTGGCCGCTGCCAAGCCGTTGCCTATTGCTCCATCTCTCACCAG GTTGCACACCGGAGTGTCCATAAAGTAGAGTGTGAAAGGTTAGAACAGCAAATGAAGCGTGCTgatattttgaatgattttccttTCAGTTTTACTCGAGAAGCAACTGTTCAG CAGGTACGCGAAAGATGTGAAACTCGATGCTCTTTCTTGATGAAACGTGGAGTTCATTGTTCGGGAATGTGGATGTATGAATGTAGATGCGGGGCGTTAACTAATTCTCAATGTTCCACAAG ACCAATTGAAGGTTGGAGTCTTTCAGGCTCATTATGTCCTTGTAAAG GGCCGCCATCCCCTATACCGAAACAAATTACTTGTTGGAAGGACTACTATGAATGGAGGTGCCTCCCGCTTTATTCTCCTGTTCCTTTGCTTCTTCATTGG CCGCTGACATTATATTGGGCTAATCATGTTGTAATGTCAAGAAGCTTGGATGATAGAGTTGGCGAGAAGTTTTGTATACATTACCTAG GGCCAGAGAAAGAGCTACATCAACTTGGGGCCTTTGGTGAACTAATTGCTCTTTTCCCTGGAGCAGGAGTGCGTATAGACTTTGTTGGGCCTGCAATTCCACAAGAAAG GGATGGTGAGAGAATTGACATCTGCAGTTATGCTCAATGCACAGATAGAGACTGTGAATGCAAATCAGATATCCACTTTGTTAAGCCATTGTCGGATAGATCTTGTTCAGTCACGTTACAGCTTCATGCTGGTTGTTACCATGACGTTTACACAGAATTGATGAAG GATTCTTTTCCTGATTTGATTATAGCGCCAAATGCTGGTATCGCTGCTTACAAGAGCTGGTTGCCAACTATT GAACTGATAAAGGAGATCAAAGTCCCAGCAGTTTTCTCTGATTTCTGTGAAGAAGCTTCACTTTTGGCAACTCGTTGCATCAGCAGCATAACTGGCTCACCTCCCAGCATTCCT ATCCAGTTAAATCCCTTCAGGCAACCTCTTGCAATTGAAGACAGTGCTCTATTACTTCCATGCTATTCAAATTGCTTTCTTTTTGGTATATGA
- the LOC113719156 gene encoding uncharacterized protein isoform X5, with the protein MECAGKGSRSPCSGPPTRRCGRCQAVAYCSISHQVAHRSVHKVECERLEQQMKRADILNDFPFSFTREATVQQVRERCETRCSFLMKRGVHCSGMWMYECRCGALTNSQCSTRCFAVLMLAFHLQGPIEGWSLSGSLCPCKGPPSPIPKQITCWKDYYEWRCLPLYSPVPLLLHWPLTLYWANHVVMSRSLDDRVGEKFCIHYLGVRIDFVGPAIPQERDGERIDICSYAQCTDRDCECKSDIHFVKPLSDRSCSVTLQLHAGCYHDVYTELMKDSFPDLIIAPNAGIAAYKSWLPTIELIKEIKVPAVFSDFCEEASLLATRCISSITGSPPSIPIQLNPFRQPLAIEDSALLLPCYSNCFLFGI; encoded by the exons ATGGAGTGCGCCGGAAAAGGAAGTCGCAGCCCGTGCTCGGGCCCTCCTACTAGGCGGTGTGGCCGCTGCCAAGCCGTTGCCTATTGCTCCATCTCTCACCAG GTTGCACACCGGAGTGTCCATAAAGTAGAGTGTGAAAGGTTAGAACAGCAAATGAAGCGTGCTgatattttgaatgattttccttTCAGTTTTACTCGAGAAGCAACTGTTCAG CAGGTACGCGAAAGATGTGAAACTCGATGCTCTTTCTTGATGAAACGTGGAGTTCATTGTTCGGGAATGTGGATGTATGAATGTAGATGCGGGGCGTTAACTAATTCTCAATGTTCCACAAGGTGTTTTGCCGTCTTAATGTTGGCTTTTCATCTTCAGGG ACCAATTGAAGGTTGGAGTCTTTCAGGCTCATTATGTCCTTGTAAAG GGCCGCCATCCCCTATACCGAAACAAATTACTTGTTGGAAGGACTACTATGAATGGAGGTGCCTCCCGCTTTATTCTCCTGTTCCTTTGCTTCTTCATTGG CCGCTGACATTATATTGGGCTAATCATGTTGTAATGTCAAGAAGCTTGGATGATAGAGTTGGCGAGAAGTTTTGTATACATTACCTAG GAGTGCGTATAGACTTTGTTGGGCCTGCAATTCCACAAGAAAG GGATGGTGAGAGAATTGACATCTGCAGTTATGCTCAATGCACAGATAGAGACTGTGAATGCAAATCAGATATCCACTTTGTTAAGCCATTGTCGGATAGATCTTGTTCAGTCACGTTACAGCTTCATGCTGGTTGTTACCATGACGTTTACACAGAATTGATGAAG GATTCTTTTCCTGATTTGATTATAGCGCCAAATGCTGGTATCGCTGCTTACAAGAGCTGGTTGCCAACTATT GAACTGATAAAGGAGATCAAAGTCCCAGCAGTTTTCTCTGATTTCTGTGAAGAAGCTTCACTTTTGGCAACTCGTTGCATCAGCAGCATAACTGGCTCACCTCCCAGCATTCCT ATCCAGTTAAATCCCTTCAGGCAACCTCTTGCAATTGAAGACAGTGCTCTATTACTTCCATGCTATTCAAATTGCTTTCTTTTTGGTATATGA
- the LOC113719156 gene encoding uncharacterized protein isoform X1 encodes MECAGKGSRSPCSGPPTRRCGRCQAVAYCSISHQVAHRSVHKVECERLEQQMKRADILNDFPFSFTREATVQQVRERCETRCSFLMKRGVHCSGMWMYECRCGALTNSQCSTRCFAVLMLAFHLQGPIEGWSLSGSLCPCKGPPSPIPKQITCWKDYYEWRCLPLYSPVPLLLHWPLTLYWANHVVMSRSLDDRVGEKFCIHYLGPEKELHQLGAFGELIALFPGAGVRIDFVGPAIPQERDGERIDICSYAQCTDRDCECKSDIHFVKPLSDRSCSVTLQLHAGCYHDVYTELMKDSFPDLIIAPNAGIAAYKSWLPTIELIKEIKVPAVFSDFCEEASLLATRCISSITGSPPSIPIQLNPFRQPLAIEDSALLLPCYSNCFLFGI; translated from the exons ATGGAGTGCGCCGGAAAAGGAAGTCGCAGCCCGTGCTCGGGCCCTCCTACTAGGCGGTGTGGCCGCTGCCAAGCCGTTGCCTATTGCTCCATCTCTCACCAG GTTGCACACCGGAGTGTCCATAAAGTAGAGTGTGAAAGGTTAGAACAGCAAATGAAGCGTGCTgatattttgaatgattttccttTCAGTTTTACTCGAGAAGCAACTGTTCAG CAGGTACGCGAAAGATGTGAAACTCGATGCTCTTTCTTGATGAAACGTGGAGTTCATTGTTCGGGAATGTGGATGTATGAATGTAGATGCGGGGCGTTAACTAATTCTCAATGTTCCACAAGGTGTTTTGCCGTCTTAATGTTGGCTTTTCATCTTCAGGG ACCAATTGAAGGTTGGAGTCTTTCAGGCTCATTATGTCCTTGTAAAG GGCCGCCATCCCCTATACCGAAACAAATTACTTGTTGGAAGGACTACTATGAATGGAGGTGCCTCCCGCTTTATTCTCCTGTTCCTTTGCTTCTTCATTGG CCGCTGACATTATATTGGGCTAATCATGTTGTAATGTCAAGAAGCTTGGATGATAGAGTTGGCGAGAAGTTTTGTATACATTACCTAG GGCCAGAGAAAGAGCTACATCAACTTGGGGCCTTTGGTGAACTAATTGCTCTTTTCCCTGGAGCAGGAGTGCGTATAGACTTTGTTGGGCCTGCAATTCCACAAGAAAG GGATGGTGAGAGAATTGACATCTGCAGTTATGCTCAATGCACAGATAGAGACTGTGAATGCAAATCAGATATCCACTTTGTTAAGCCATTGTCGGATAGATCTTGTTCAGTCACGTTACAGCTTCATGCTGGTTGTTACCATGACGTTTACACAGAATTGATGAAG GATTCTTTTCCTGATTTGATTATAGCGCCAAATGCTGGTATCGCTGCTTACAAGAGCTGGTTGCCAACTATT GAACTGATAAAGGAGATCAAAGTCCCAGCAGTTTTCTCTGATTTCTGTGAAGAAGCTTCACTTTTGGCAACTCGTTGCATCAGCAGCATAACTGGCTCACCTCCCAGCATTCCT ATCCAGTTAAATCCCTTCAGGCAACCTCTTGCAATTGAAGACAGTGCTCTATTACTTCCATGCTATTCAAATTGCTTTCTTTTTGGTATATGA
- the LOC113719156 gene encoding uncharacterized protein isoform X2 produces MECAGKGSRSPCSGPPTRRCGRCQAVAYCSISHQVAHRSVHKVECERLEQQMKRADILNDFPFSFTREATVQVRERCETRCSFLMKRGVHCSGMWMYECRCGALTNSQCSTRCFAVLMLAFHLQGPIEGWSLSGSLCPCKGPPSPIPKQITCWKDYYEWRCLPLYSPVPLLLHWPLTLYWANHVVMSRSLDDRVGEKFCIHYLGPEKELHQLGAFGELIALFPGAGVRIDFVGPAIPQERDGERIDICSYAQCTDRDCECKSDIHFVKPLSDRSCSVTLQLHAGCYHDVYTELMKDSFPDLIIAPNAGIAAYKSWLPTIELIKEIKVPAVFSDFCEEASLLATRCISSITGSPPSIPIQLNPFRQPLAIEDSALLLPCYSNCFLFGI; encoded by the exons ATGGAGTGCGCCGGAAAAGGAAGTCGCAGCCCGTGCTCGGGCCCTCCTACTAGGCGGTGTGGCCGCTGCCAAGCCGTTGCCTATTGCTCCATCTCTCACCAG GTTGCACACCGGAGTGTCCATAAAGTAGAGTGTGAAAGGTTAGAACAGCAAATGAAGCGTGCTgatattttgaatgattttccttTCAGTTTTACTCGAGAAGCAACTGTTCAG GTACGCGAAAGATGTGAAACTCGATGCTCTTTCTTGATGAAACGTGGAGTTCATTGTTCGGGAATGTGGATGTATGAATGTAGATGCGGGGCGTTAACTAATTCTCAATGTTCCACAAGGTGTTTTGCCGTCTTAATGTTGGCTTTTCATCTTCAGGG ACCAATTGAAGGTTGGAGTCTTTCAGGCTCATTATGTCCTTGTAAAG GGCCGCCATCCCCTATACCGAAACAAATTACTTGTTGGAAGGACTACTATGAATGGAGGTGCCTCCCGCTTTATTCTCCTGTTCCTTTGCTTCTTCATTGG CCGCTGACATTATATTGGGCTAATCATGTTGTAATGTCAAGAAGCTTGGATGATAGAGTTGGCGAGAAGTTTTGTATACATTACCTAG GGCCAGAGAAAGAGCTACATCAACTTGGGGCCTTTGGTGAACTAATTGCTCTTTTCCCTGGAGCAGGAGTGCGTATAGACTTTGTTGGGCCTGCAATTCCACAAGAAAG GGATGGTGAGAGAATTGACATCTGCAGTTATGCTCAATGCACAGATAGAGACTGTGAATGCAAATCAGATATCCACTTTGTTAAGCCATTGTCGGATAGATCTTGTTCAGTCACGTTACAGCTTCATGCTGGTTGTTACCATGACGTTTACACAGAATTGATGAAG GATTCTTTTCCTGATTTGATTATAGCGCCAAATGCTGGTATCGCTGCTTACAAGAGCTGGTTGCCAACTATT GAACTGATAAAGGAGATCAAAGTCCCAGCAGTTTTCTCTGATTTCTGTGAAGAAGCTTCACTTTTGGCAACTCGTTGCATCAGCAGCATAACTGGCTCACCTCCCAGCATTCCT ATCCAGTTAAATCCCTTCAGGCAACCTCTTGCAATTGAAGACAGTGCTCTATTACTTCCATGCTATTCAAATTGCTTTCTTTTTGGTATATGA
- the LOC113719156 gene encoding uncharacterized protein isoform X7 — MKRADILNDFPFSFTREATVQVRERCETRCSFLMKRGVHCSGMWMYECRCGALTNSQCSTRCFAVLMLAFHLQGPIEGWSLSGSLCPCKGPPSPIPKQITCWKDYYEWRCLPLYSPVPLLLHWPLTLYWANHVVMSRSLDDRVGEKFCIHYLGPEKELHQLGAFGELIALFPGAGVRIDFVGPAIPQERDGERIDICSYAQCTDRDCECKSDIHFVKPLSDRSCSVTLQLHAGCYHDVYTELMKDSFPDLIIAPNAGIAAYKSWLPTIELIKEIKVPAVFSDFCEEASLLATRCISSITGSPPSIPIQLNPFRQPLAIEDSALLLPCYSNCFLFGI, encoded by the exons ATGAAGCGTGCTgatattttgaatgattttccttTCAGTTTTACTCGAGAAGCAACTGTTCAG GTACGCGAAAGATGTGAAACTCGATGCTCTTTCTTGATGAAACGTGGAGTTCATTGTTCGGGAATGTGGATGTATGAATGTAGATGCGGGGCGTTAACTAATTCTCAATGTTCCACAAGGTGTTTTGCCGTCTTAATGTTGGCTTTTCATCTTCAGGG ACCAATTGAAGGTTGGAGTCTTTCAGGCTCATTATGTCCTTGTAAAG GGCCGCCATCCCCTATACCGAAACAAATTACTTGTTGGAAGGACTACTATGAATGGAGGTGCCTCCCGCTTTATTCTCCTGTTCCTTTGCTTCTTCATTGG CCGCTGACATTATATTGGGCTAATCATGTTGTAATGTCAAGAAGCTTGGATGATAGAGTTGGCGAGAAGTTTTGTATACATTACCTAG GGCCAGAGAAAGAGCTACATCAACTTGGGGCCTTTGGTGAACTAATTGCTCTTTTCCCTGGAGCAGGAGTGCGTATAGACTTTGTTGGGCCTGCAATTCCACAAGAAAG GGATGGTGAGAGAATTGACATCTGCAGTTATGCTCAATGCACAGATAGAGACTGTGAATGCAAATCAGATATCCACTTTGTTAAGCCATTGTCGGATAGATCTTGTTCAGTCACGTTACAGCTTCATGCTGGTTGTTACCATGACGTTTACACAGAATTGATGAAG GATTCTTTTCCTGATTTGATTATAGCGCCAAATGCTGGTATCGCTGCTTACAAGAGCTGGTTGCCAACTATT GAACTGATAAAGGAGATCAAAGTCCCAGCAGTTTTCTCTGATTTCTGTGAAGAAGCTTCACTTTTGGCAACTCGTTGCATCAGCAGCATAACTGGCTCACCTCCCAGCATTCCT ATCCAGTTAAATCCCTTCAGGCAACCTCTTGCAATTGAAGACAGTGCTCTATTACTTCCATGCTATTCAAATTGCTTTCTTTTTGGTATATGA
- the LOC113719155 gene encoding uncharacterized protein: MKTVMTLRSGLGALRAVRGNFASLHFSTKTSPPPPLAFGAAADVAADDLLLHNPPASAATVETEPTLLQPGVVVYDGVCHLCHRGVKWVIEADKDKKIKFCCLQSKAAEPYMRGCGVDRDDVLRRFLFIEGPGLYHQGSTAALRVVSYLPLPYSALSSLTIVPTPLRDVVYDYVAKRRYDWFGKSPDCLVIKEKELLERFIDWEEILDKSRPGL, from the exons ATGAAGACGGTGATGACGCTTAGAAGTGGTTTAGGAGCATTAAGAGCAGTTCGGGGAAACTTTGCCAGCTTGCATTTCTCAACAAAAACGTCGCCCCCGCCGCCGTTAGCTTTTGGTGCAGCTGCTGACGTGGCGGCTGATGATTTACTCCTCCACAATCCTCCGGCTTCCGCTGCTACGGTCGAGACGGAGCCCACTCTTCTTCAGCCTGGCGTCGTCGTGTACGACGGCGTTTGCCACCTCTGCCACAGAG GGGTGAAGTGGGTGATTGAAGCTGACAAGGACAAAAAGATCAAATTCTGTTGTCTTCAATCTAAAGCTGCAGAACCATACATGAGAGGATGTGGGGTTGATAGAGATGATGTTCTGCGCCGTTTTCTGTTCATTGAAGGTCCAGGTCTTTACCACCAAGGCTCCACTG CTGCACTGAGGGTTGTGTCTTACTTGCCATTACCTTATTCTGCATTAAGCTCTCTGACAATTGTCCCAACCCCGTTAAGGGATGTTGTCTATGATTATGTTGCCAAGCGGCGGTATGACTGGTTTGGGAAGAGTCCTGATTGCTTAGTTATCAAAGAAAAAGAGTTGCTGGAGCGTTTTATAGATTGGGAAGAAATACTAGATAAGAGCCGACCAGGGTTGTGA
- the LOC113719156 gene encoding uncharacterized protein isoform X8, protein MKRADILNDFPFSFTREATVQVRERCETRCSFLMKRGVHCSGMWMYECRCGALTNSQCSTRPIEGWSLSGSLCPCKGPPSPIPKQITCWKDYYEWRCLPLYSPVPLLLHWPLTLYWANHVVMSRSLDDRVGEKFCIHYLGPEKELHQLGAFGELIALFPGAGVRIDFVGPAIPQERDGERIDICSYAQCTDRDCECKSDIHFVKPLSDRSCSVTLQLHAGCYHDVYTELMKDSFPDLIIAPNAGIAAYKSWLPTIELIKEIKVPAVFSDFCEEASLLATRCISSITGSPPSIPIQLNPFRQPLAIEDSALLLPCYSNCFLFGI, encoded by the exons ATGAAGCGTGCTgatattttgaatgattttccttTCAGTTTTACTCGAGAAGCAACTGTTCAG GTACGCGAAAGATGTGAAACTCGATGCTCTTTCTTGATGAAACGTGGAGTTCATTGTTCGGGAATGTGGATGTATGAATGTAGATGCGGGGCGTTAACTAATTCTCAATGTTCCACAAG ACCAATTGAAGGTTGGAGTCTTTCAGGCTCATTATGTCCTTGTAAAG GGCCGCCATCCCCTATACCGAAACAAATTACTTGTTGGAAGGACTACTATGAATGGAGGTGCCTCCCGCTTTATTCTCCTGTTCCTTTGCTTCTTCATTGG CCGCTGACATTATATTGGGCTAATCATGTTGTAATGTCAAGAAGCTTGGATGATAGAGTTGGCGAGAAGTTTTGTATACATTACCTAG GGCCAGAGAAAGAGCTACATCAACTTGGGGCCTTTGGTGAACTAATTGCTCTTTTCCCTGGAGCAGGAGTGCGTATAGACTTTGTTGGGCCTGCAATTCCACAAGAAAG GGATGGTGAGAGAATTGACATCTGCAGTTATGCTCAATGCACAGATAGAGACTGTGAATGCAAATCAGATATCCACTTTGTTAAGCCATTGTCGGATAGATCTTGTTCAGTCACGTTACAGCTTCATGCTGGTTGTTACCATGACGTTTACACAGAATTGATGAAG GATTCTTTTCCTGATTTGATTATAGCGCCAAATGCTGGTATCGCTGCTTACAAGAGCTGGTTGCCAACTATT GAACTGATAAAGGAGATCAAAGTCCCAGCAGTTTTCTCTGATTTCTGTGAAGAAGCTTCACTTTTGGCAACTCGTTGCATCAGCAGCATAACTGGCTCACCTCCCAGCATTCCT ATCCAGTTAAATCCCTTCAGGCAACCTCTTGCAATTGAAGACAGTGCTCTATTACTTCCATGCTATTCAAATTGCTTTCTTTTTGGTATATGA